The genomic DNA TGACCATCATCGCACCGGTTTCGTCGGCCTCGCCCTGGCGGGCGGCGGTCCCGAAGGCGCCATCTACGAGATCGGCGTCCTCCGCGCCCTCGACGATGCCCTCGACGGCCTCGACCTGAACGATGTCCGCGTCACGGTCGGCGTGTCTGCGGGAGCGTTCGTGGGAGCATCGCTCGCCAACGGCATCACGACGGCTCAACTGGTCCGGTCCGCAGTGGGGGAGGAGCCGACCGACCACCCGTTCCGGCCCGAGCTGTTCATGTCACCCGCCTTCGGCGAGTATGCGAAGCGTGGCCTTCAGATCCCCGGCTTGATCTGGGACGCGTTCCGCTCCGTCGTTGACGACCCGAAGGGAACGAGCGGCTTCGTGTCGGCCCTGGTCGAGCGTCTCGGGCGGGCGCTGCCGGTCGGCGTGTTCGACAACGGGCCCCTGCGCGCGTACCTCAAGAAGCTGTTCGAGCCGGCCGGGCGGACGGACGACTTCCGGCAGTTAAAGAACCCGCTGTACGTCGTCGCCACCGACCTCGACTCCAGCGAGACCATCGTCTTCGGGGAGGAGGGCGAGGACCACGTGCCTATTTCGATGGCCGTGCAGGCGTCCACCGCCCTGCCAGGTCTGTATCCGCCGGTCGAGATCGAGGGGCGCTATTACGTCGACGGCGTCCTCAACAAGACGGTCCACGCGTCGGTCGCCTTCGAGCACGGCGCCGGGCTGGTGATCTGCGTCAACCCCATCGTGCCGGTCGACACGGCCCGCGCGGTCGCCGAGGGCGCCATGCGCCGCGGGCGCCTCACGGACCGCGGCATGCCAGGCGTCATGAGCCAGACCTTCCGGACGCTCATCCACAGCCGCATGGGCACAGGGATGGCGTCCTATCAGGGACGCTACGCTGGGGCGGACCTGCTGCTTTTCGAGCCGCGCAAGGACGACTACCGGATGTTCTTCACCAACGTGTTCTCGTTCTCCTCTCGCAAGGAGGTCATTGAGCACGCCTACCGCTCGACGATGGAGCAACTCCGCGACCGTGCGGACGAGGTCGGGCCGATCCTCGAACGCCACGGGCTGACCCTGCGGACGTCCGTGCTCGCGCGTCAGGCTCACAATGTGTGGGAGAGCGTCGGATTGTCCGGCGAGCGCCGCATCCTGCCGACGACCGTCCCCACGCGGGACCTCCGGGACGCCCTCGCCGACCTCGGGGATCTGCTGGGCTAGGCGGAGAGCACGCCTACGCGTCCGCGAGGCGGAGGTGGTCGACGATCCGGCGGACGCCGGGGATCGTGGTCACGATCGAGAGCACGCGCTCGCGGTCGGTGGTGCCGGGCACCGTGCCGTAGAGGGAGACCGCGCCGTCGTGGACGTAGACCGTCAGTCCCTTTACGGCGAGGTCAGACGCCCGGACGCTGTCCCGCAGCCGGCGAGCCAGCGAGAGATCGGAGGTCGTCTTGGCTCGCGCGACCTGATGGCGTTCGACGAGCGCGCGGATCGCATGAGGGAGGCCGTAGCCGAGAACCTGGGCGCTGACTGACACGGGCGTGGAGGGGAGACGCCGACGGGTCGCGCAAGGGGCATGCCACCGTGGCGAAGCCCTCCAGTGTCGTCTCTCGGCCAAGTGAGCAGAAACAACCGGTCCGTTTCGAAACGCACGCGTTCCGTTGAGTCCACAGGCGCGGCCCGCTCGCGCGAGGGTGCTGCCACCCAGATGGGCAAGACCCGGGCCGGTGGGGTCAGAACGCCTGTCCGAATCCGCCGGTGCGGACGGTCGAGTTCGGCACGTCGAGGCGGAGGATGTCGCGCAGGAACCCACTCTTGACGTAGAGCGAGACCGAGAACAGCTTCGTGATGCCGATGGGCTGCCAGTTCATGGCCAACTCCCAGCAGTGGAGGTCTCGCCGCAGCCCGAGGCGCGTGGTGGTGATCTCCATCGAGGTCAGGTCGATGCCGGTGCTGCCGGTCACCGACCAGTTGGGCGTGAGCCGAGCGTTGAACTGGGACAGGTCGAGGGTGGCGAGCGTGGTCGGCTCCCCGAAGCCAGACGAACTCCGGTTCAGGGTCAGGCCGACGGAGACCGACCACGGTGCGGCGTAGTCGACGTAGCCGACCACGGTGCGGCGCGGGATGACGGAGCTTGGGTCGTAGGGATCGCCTGCGAAGGGTTGCCCGAGCACGGGCCGCTCGTCCCGCGGCCCCGTCCGCCGGGCCGACTGGAAGCTCCGGCTGATGTTCAGGCTCGCGTTTGTGAGCCGCAGCGGTCGCCCGGACGTCTCGAAATAGGTGAGCGGCGTCGGCGTACCGAGCGTGTCGACGGCGTAGGCGGAGTACGAGGCGCTGCCGTTGGCGTTGAAGCCGTAGGCGGTGGTCGTAAAACGAGCGCTCACGGGCCGGAACGGCTCGCGCTCGGCAGCGAAGTTGTAGCCTCCCGAGAAGCTGAGCGACAGGAGCTGGCGCGTCTGGCGTCGCTCCTCGCCGGTCGAGTCGGTCCGCACGGTGCGACCGACGAAGGTGTTCTGGACCGAGAACGAGAGCGCGCGGGTCGGGTCGGTCGGGATCGACGAGTTGATGGCATAGCGTGTCGTCCGGCCGGTCGAGT from Rubrivirga sp. SAORIC476 includes the following:
- a CDS encoding BON domain-containing protein — translated: MSVSAQVLGYGLPHAIRALVERHQVARAKTTSDLSLARRLRDSVRASDLAVKGLTVYVHDGAVSLYGTVPGTTDRERVLSIVTTIPGVRRIVDHLRLADA
- a CDS encoding patatin-like phospholipase family protein, coding for MQLADHHRTGFVGLALAGGGPEGAIYEIGVLRALDDALDGLDLNDVRVTVGVSAGAFVGASLANGITTAQLVRSAVGEEPTDHPFRPELFMSPAFGEYAKRGLQIPGLIWDAFRSVVDDPKGTSGFVSALVERLGRALPVGVFDNGPLRAYLKKLFEPAGRTDDFRQLKNPLYVVATDLDSSETIVFGEEGEDHVPISMAVQASTALPGLYPPVEIEGRYYVDGVLNKTVHASVAFEHGAGLVICVNPIVPVDTARAVAEGAMRRGRLTDRGMPGVMSQTFRTLIHSRMGTGMASYQGRYAGADLLLFEPRKDDYRMFFTNVFSFSSRKEVIEHAYRSTMEQLRDRADEVGPILERHGLTLRTSVLARQAHNVWESVGLSGERRILPTTVPTRDLRDALADLGDLLG